In Paludibaculum fermentans, the genomic stretch CCTATAGCTGTGCTGAGTGGGAGTTCGGCGGCTACCCTTCGTGGCTCTTCAAGGATCCGGACATCAAGGTGCGCACGACCGATCCGCGCTTCCTGGAGCCGGCCGGCCGGTATCTGAAGCGGCTGGTGAAGGAAGTGGCCCCCCTGCAGATCACGCGCGGTGGACCGGTGATCCTGGCACAGGTGGAGAACGAGTACGGCTCGTTCGGAAAAGACAAAGAGTACCTGAACGCGATCCGGAAGATGCTGGTGGACGGCGGCCTGGAGATCACCCTTTACACCTCGGACGGCTCTCTGGATTACATGCTGAGCGGCGGGACCCTACCGGACCTGCTGTCGGTCGTGAACTTCGGCGGAGACCCGCGCGAGGAGTTTGCGAACTTCGCCAAGTTCCGCAAAGGCGTGCCGCTGATGTGCGGCGAATATTGGGTGGGCTGGTTCGATCACTGGGGTGAACAGCATCACACGGGGGACAACAAGGTTCACCTGGATGGCCTGAACTGGATGCTGGAGCGGAACATTTCGTTCAACCTCTACATGGTGCACGGTGGGACTTCATTCGGTCCCATGGCCGGTGCGAACTTCGACAAGGTCTATCAGCCGGATATCACGAGCTACGACTACGATTCACCCATCGATGAGGCGGGGCGCCCGGCGAAGAAGTTCGCGGCCTACCGCGCGGTGATCGAGAAACACCTGCTGCCGGGCGAAGTAATTCCGGAGCTGCCGGCGCCGCTGCCGATGATTGAGATCCCGCGATTTGAGCTGAAGGAGTCGGCGCCGCTGCTCCCGGAGATGCAGCCGGTACTGACGGCAGATAAACCCCAGACGTTCGAGTCGATCGGTCTGGACTATGGGTTCGTTCTCTATGAGACGCCCATCACCGCCGCAGGTGCCGGCAAGCTGCGTGTGGAAGGACTGCACGATTATGCAGTCGTGATGCAGGGCACTCGGGTTCTCGGGCGGTTGGACCGCCGTCTGGAGCAGGACTCGCTGGCGGTGGAATTGCACGCAGGGGAACCGTTGCGAA encodes the following:
- a CDS encoding glycoside hydrolase family 35 protein; amino-acid sequence: MNRRDALGVLAAAAARPLMGAPARPTFGVEGDRFVLNGKPWVIRSGEMHYARVPREYWRDRMRKMRAMGLNTLCMYSFWNLHEPRPGEFDFTGNLDIAAFIRTAQEEGLWVIVRPGPYSCAEWEFGGYPSWLFKDPDIKVRTTDPRFLEPAGRYLKRLVKEVAPLQITRGGPVILAQVENEYGSFGKDKEYLNAIRKMLVDGGLEITLYTSDGSLDYMLSGGTLPDLLSVVNFGGDPREEFANFAKFRKGVPLMCGEYWVGWFDHWGEQHHTGDNKVHLDGLNWMLERNISFNLYMVHGGTSFGPMAGANFDKVYQPDITSYDYDSPIDEAGRPAKKFAAYRAVIEKHLLPGEVIPELPAPLPMIEIPRFELKESAPLLPEMQPVLTADKPQTFESIGLDYGFVLYETPITAAGAGKLRVEGLHDYAVVMQGTRVLGRLDRRLEQDSLAVELHAGEPLRILVENMGRINFGLKLMEDRKGILGAVTLNGEELHGWSMSPYQIGKLRKLAFAKRAEAAPAFWRGTFALAAAADTYLDTQGWGKGYVWVNSHCLGRRWKIGPQQTLYCPKQFLKRGVNEVVVLDLEDGGARTLAGVKDPVWANT